The DNA window TCGCCCGTGCGCCGCGTGACCGGCCAATCACTTCCGTAGATCAAACGGTCCTCTCCAAAGCAGTCCCATGCCAGATCGAGGATCTCCCTGTAGGCGGACAGAACTTTAGGCGCCGGCGGACTCTGAAATCGGCCATAGAGGGCGGAGACCTTGCAGCGCACGTTCGGGCACTTGGCCACCTTGCGGAACTCGGCAACCCACGCCGGATCGAGCGGCTCGCCGTCGAGCACCACGTTGCCGAAGTGATCGATGATGATCTTCAGCTCCGGCACTGCCGTGGCGATCTCCTTCACGTCTTCGAGATCATATTTGCCGACAAGGAAGTCCACCGTTCGCCCACGCTCGGCGGTCAGCTTCAGGTCACGGTAGAACGCTTCGTCGAGATCTTCCCGGAGGCGACCGGAAAGCCGGTAGCCGACGTAGCGCGGATCCTCGCAGAGCTTATCGAACAGAGGGCGGAATTCATCGCTGCCGATCACTTCCGACAGATTCCCGACCACGCCGCGGAACAACGACCTGTTCTTCGCGGTGACATCGAGATTCCACTGGTTGTCCGGAAGACTCTGACCTGCCTGCACGACCACCACCCCGCCGACGCCATTCTCCTTCGCCAGCTTCTCGAAATCCGCAGGCGTATACGAACGGCGAAGCACCTTGTCGTCCTCCTTGATCCAATAGATCCCCTCCGGCCTCGACAGATCCCACAGGTGCACGTGGGTGTCGATGACTTCGGCCCGGACCATGAGACCGATCAACCAAAGCGCCGATCCGATTCGGAGAGCATTCATACTCCCACTACGCATCACGCTGGCCTGCCTTCGCAACACGTTTGCCAGGGATCACTCGAGGTAATCGCGGATCGAATGGAGCCTCAACTTCCTCGACGACGGATCGTGATACACGAAGAGCATCGCCCGGGTGTATTCGCTCACCGGCCACGTCGAACTGAAGAAAGGCACGGGCTTTTCTTCCTGCTCGTAGAACAGGGATGCGTGGCACAGGCGCCCGTTGCCCTTGTCCGCCTTAGGCTCGACGATCGCGTGTTCGCCAGGGCGAAGGGCGAACTTCCTAGTGCCGACCACGCCGCCGATACGCACGCCGGCGGCGTTCACAAACAGCATCTCGCCGCCACCGAAGCCGTTGGCTCCATCCTCGATTGCAACCATCTCGAAACCGTCGGAGTTATCCGCCCCCTTCTTCACGATCAGGACCAATTGCTTGGAAGCTGACAGCGCGGTGGCTTTCCCCAGCACCTTGAACACCGGTTCGTCATCTTCGTTGAGCGTCGTCTCGCCGATGACCCACGCGGATTGCGCGGGAACGGAGTAGGTCTTCGACAACTCGTTGCTGAACACCTCCAGTTCCTCCGTCTTCCCCTCCCCGATCAACAGCTCGACCTTCAGCGGCTCGACCGACTTAGGGAAGCATACGAAGCGGAGGCTGACCTTCGACACATCCTGTGAGAACGCGAAAGGCGCAGCGGCACAGAAGACGGCACCAAGGACGGCGAGTCGCGAAATCAGATTCATGACGATCATCAGATTTCCGAAGGCGTCAGCCAGCGGAAGGAAACGAGTTCGAACTTCCTGCCGAACTGCCGGTTGGCCTCCACGGCCAGCTCGGCCTGTTCCGTTTCGGGTTGATCCTCGGCATCAAGATACTCGGGCAACCGCTGCACGACGGCCTCGCACCATGCGCGGGCCTGAACCTTGCCGCTCGGGTCACGGGAGTCGCCATAGGTCCGGATCACGAAGGTGTCACCACGAGGCGTCAGCTGGGCACCCAGATGACGGAGCACGTCGGCTTGGTCGACATAGGCGGCACTTCCATATGCCACCGGCCCCTCAAGCGCTTCACGGAAGGCCGGGGTCATGCCACCGGTCTCAAGTTCCCGTTTCTGGTTCCGGAACCCTTGGTTGATCGAAACCTTCGGGTCGTCGAGAGCGGCCTGCAGCGCACCCTTGGCGGAGAGTTCCCCGTTTCTGGAATCGAGGCGGCGGTTGACGAATTCGGACAACGAGAGGAACGGGCCGCGTTCCCTCACCTGGCGGACCATCGCCTCGGCCAGTTCCTCGATCTCCTGATCGCTGAGCTCACGTGCCCCCAGCCATTGGTCCGGTTCGCTCGGATCATTCGGGCTGCGGTCGATCGGCCGACCTGCCGGGACATTGAATCCGTTGACCGGGGTCCCGTCACTGGTGCTCGTCTCCTCGAGTTCGGTGCCTCCGTTCATCGAGCCTTCCTTATCGAGATACGCGACCGGTTTCCCGCGCAGGCTCGAAAGGAACACCTTCCATGCGTCCACCGAGGTGGAGTTCACATTGAACGCCCCCTCGACAATCAGGTGCGCGGCGATCCTGTCCGCCAATCCTCCGCGCCATTGCTCGTCGGTCCTGAAAAGATCGGTAAGACCGTTGGGACTCAGGCCTCCGATGTACGGGACCATGCGGCGATTGGGCAGCGGCTCTTCTCCGAAGAAAAACTCCGACGCGATTCTCTCGGCGGGCTTGTTGGCACGCGTCTGGAACACCTTGGCACTCGCGCTTTCGGGAGTGATCGACGAGAAGAAATAGTCATCCCAGAGCGCCTTGTTCGCGAGATACGAGTGGTCGGCGAGGGTCACGCGACTCGCGCCATTGTCGGCATTGAAGGTTCGCTGGAAGTCGCTCACGAACGCACGGTCGGCCGGAATCAGCGGGTGGGCGTAGGAGTTGCCGATCGCCTGCAACGTATGCGGGAACAGACCGGCCTGACCGGTGGCGGTGACATTCTGGTTGAGGTGCTTCCCTCCGACTTCGTCCCGCGCGATGCTGAATCCGCCGAGGTGCGCATGACTCAGGGCCGCGATCGAGATCGGCGGAACGAGCGGCACCTCCTGCTGGACCACATTCGTGACGCCCGATTCCGGCGTGTAACCGCCGCCATAGTAGCCCTGGTCATCGACGCTGACCTGCACCGGAGCCTCGAACACGTCGTTGATTTCCTCGACCCACCAGTTCCAGCCAACGTTGTAGAGGGCGTTGCCCGAGTGATCGTCGATGAATGGAGCGGAAAGCGCACTCGAGTGAAGGAAAGGCCGGCTGGCGAACTTCCGGCCACCGGCGACTCCCCCGTTCGAACCCTCGCTGGTTTCGGTTCCCGCCATCAGGGAGAATTGCATGAACGGCCAGCCCTCCTTGCGGTCGGAGCGGGCAATGATGTTCGATCCGCTGCGCGAGGCGGCAGTGATCGTCGCACTCCCGCGCGGAAATCCCTTGCCGATCAGCGTCTCGTTGAAGCCGACCTGCTGCCCCCCGCCACCATTGCGCGAGTTGAACTGGTAGTTGCGGCGCCACCACGTTCCGCCACCGGCGTAGCTCTGGTGGTTGGTCTGGATGAAGTGGAAGAAGAAGGCCGCTCCTTTCGATCCGTCGCCATTCGGAAGTTGCGAGTTGTCGCCGGTAATCTCGAAGGAGATCCGGTCGCCGGAACTGAACGGTAACTTGCTATCGATCACGCTGACCCCGGTATCCGGCGCAGCCGAACGGTTGAAGAACATGAACGACTCGGGATCCCAGCCCGGCGCGGCCTCGTGACCTTCGTAGTACTTGTCCGTCTTGAAGAGGAACTCGTCCTTGAACATGTTGATGTGCCCGTCGCCGTTCTTCTTCATACCGCTGACGTCCCCGCTGAAGGGCAACGAGAAGGTCTTCACCTCGCCGGGTTCGAAACGGATCGGACGTTTGCCCGAGAAGTACATGTTGAAGATGTGGGCCTTGCCGCCGCCGTCGCCGCAGGCCAGCCACGACATGTTCTGCGGCTTGCTCCACGGGTCACCGTTCTTCCTGAACTTGATCCGGATCGGCAGATTGCCCATGCGCGTCATCTGGGCGTAGAGGTTGGGATCCGACGCGCAGCGCATGACCAACGGAACATTGGTCGGATTCCAGAGCGTGATCGCCGGCGTGATCCCGATGCGCAACAGGTGGCTGTCCGGATTGGGATTCGCCCGGGTCGGCTTGGGCTTCGGGTTGATCTCCTCGGCGAAGAGACTCAACAGGAACTGGACTTTGATCGGAACCGGCTGGCGGTAGAGATTGGTGTAGGCCTTGAGATACTTCTTCTGTCCCTCGGGATTCTTTTCCCCGAAGTCGGTCGAGACGACCTGATAGCCGTCGCTCATCAGATTCGACGAGTAGAGCAACCCCTCGTTCCAACCATCGCGGTAGGAATCATAGAGCTGGTAGTAAGCCGCAAGGTCGTGGATCGGCACGCACTCCTGGTTGTCGGGGCCACCCATCCACTGGTCCTTGGTGTTGAACTTGTAGAGCATGAAATCATCGCCCGTCTCGCGCGGCATGCCGCTCCGGTCGTCCGCGATCGGCCGCTCCAGCAGCGTGCTGAGATCGCGCTTGAGACCGCCCTCCCGAACGTCCGCGAGCACGCTGTAGGAATAGGGTGTCACCGAATGGAATCCCTCCGACGGGGCCCCGGCGGCACCATCGACGAGATCCATCGTCTGCAGCGATGGCAGACTTCCGAGCTGAACCTCACCCTCGGCGGTCACTCCTTCGAGACCGTCAACCGCCTTGGTCCCGGTGGAACCCGCCGCCTGCTGGCGGAACAACCGCTCGGCAAGTGTGGGGGCCTTCGGATCCGTCTCAAAACGGTCGTCCATCACCCGCGCCTTCTGACTTTCGTCGCCAACCCACCATGCGTAGCTCCCGGTATCCGTTTCGATCAACCTCGCACTGACGAAGTCCAGCGGATCGGAGTTATCGCCCAATGACCCCTCGCCCACAAGCAAGGCAGCTTCGGTGTCTTCTTCGGGCAGCAACAGGCCGTCGAGATCGATGTTCTCCGCGGAGGCGAGATCCTCGAGTTCGCCGGGCGTGAGAGACAGCAGCCAAGAATGGAAGTGATCCTCGCGGTGCTTGTCGTAGGTCGGCTTCATGCCGCCGATGCCGCGACCGTCAATCGTGGCGTGATAGCTGATGCCGTCGACGGCCGAGGTGTCGCTCTGCCCTGCCTTCCAGGAGCTCCAGACTCCGGTCCAATGGGGATTGGGAACCGCTCCATCACCTGAGTCCGCGCTCGCCAGAATTGACGCGTTAGCGGAAACGCGTTGGTCGGGCCCCAAGGCCTCCTGCAGTTGACCAAGAGCCATCATCATCGCCATCCGGGCATTCGCCCGCGCCTCGCCTTGGGCGGTCGCGCGGCTTGAGGAACTGACCGTGATCGAGGCGAGACCGAGCAGGCCGACTGCTACCAGTGCAATCAGGACCATCATGCTGACGGTCACGACCAGCGCGAAACCTGCATCCCGCTTGCGGCAAAGATGTATGGTTTGAGAGATTCGGGGTCGGATGCGTGAAGAAAATCTCATGGTCGTCACCACCTTGTATTCACGCTAAGAAACTACATTTCACCCCTCTCCGCATCCCAAAAAGGCCAACCACGGACTCCTATTCCCGCCTTTCATTCATCTTTTTGCGCCTACTCAATATCCGCATTTTAGCGACTCCCGGACGCATCGGCGCCTCTGAGGATGAACATAACAGTCCCGCAATCAGGGACTCGCAGCCGCCAACCCCCAAATCACCAGCAAGATTACCCCGATTCGATCGGCGCGGAATTCCACCCCTTTTCCAAGGGGTCCCGCCTTCAGATCGCAGATCAGCAGGAATCAGGCGAGAACTCCCGCGGCACCGGGATACCACGCCGGCAGAACGGTCGGAGTCTCCTCAAAGTAGGCGAGCACCTCATCCGGCACATGGCGCCGGTGGACGATCACCGTGTAAACGTGCTCGTCGAACCAGTCGTCGTGGAGACTCCAGAACCCCTCGTCTCCCTGCTCCTTGCCCCAGCTGTTTTCCACCAGCCACTTTTTCGGGCGACCTTCCGAGTCGAGATCGACACCCATCAGCGCCATCGCGTGATTCGACACATCGGAGTGGAAGCGAGCGCGGTCAGCCTTGCTGAGCGTCAGGTCGATGCCGAACAGCGCCTCGTAGTCGAGCAGCTTGTCCTGCATGATTCCGAGCTCCCTCGACTGGTCGTAGCCCATGTTGACGGCGAACCAGAGAGGCTCATTGGCCTTGATCGAGCGGATCGACGCCTGCCGGATCACGTCCATGTCGACATTGACGAACCCCATGTTCTCCGAGTCGACCATGTTGCGGGCCCGATCGAAGCGGTAGTGCCGGTTCAGTTCGTTCTTCGGATCGTTGTAGAGGCAAACGAAGTCGGACATCGCGCAACCGACATAGCGCTTCCGGAATGACTTCGGAGTGAAGGATTCGGACTCGCCGAGGGCGGGATCCGTCACGGTCCGCATCTCCGCCTCGGGATCCGAGCGGTCCGGCTTCGTCGTCCGACGGTAACGCCACTCGAACTCCGTCGGCGGCTCACCCAGATTGATCACGAGGAAGCGGTAAACCTCAGCGAGTGCCTCGGACTTGATGGCTCGCAGCTCGGCCATCGTTCCGCCATCGGCATGACGGTTGAGAAGCTTTGCCGAGTAGGTTCGGATCAACCGCTGCAGAACCAGATTCATGGTCGCGGTATTCGAGCTGCCGTGGGTCTCGGGCATCACACTGCTCGGAACGACTCCGTATTTCTCCACCAGTGCGGCGAGATAGTTCCACCATCCGCCGTCTTCCATGCCCCAGCGGTTCAGAAGCTCCCAGTCCCGCTCAAGGTAGTCGATGTCCCGGAGGTCGATGACCGACTCGAGGAAAAGATTGGCCCGCTCCATCCGGTCCCAGAATTGGAGGAAGGCGACGGAGAACTCGAATTCCTCCATGCCGTGGTCGCGAATCACCTGCGGCCGGATCACGTTCAGCGCCGCGAACATCCAGCACCGGCCCGATTTCTTCTGGTTCGTCACGCCACGGCTTCTGATGCGGTGACTGAAGTGGTCGTCGACCTGGCTCAACGCCTGGCGGTTGAGGGCCAAGTCATCGATCGCGTTGTTGGTCACCGCGTTGTGCCGGAGACGGTCGGCCTCCACCATCCGGTAGCCGGCGCGAATCTCTTCGACGACCTCGGGGTCCAGGCTGCCCTCGCTGCTCGGGGCCGGGGCGTTCGCGGGTCTGCGGGCAAGGGCTGCTTCTTCAGGTGTCATTGCGACCTAAGATGAATGCTGGAATCTGACAGGTCGCAGCAAGTCCGCTCAAGACCCATGATGCGACAAAGGAGTTCGTTTTTCCGACACGTCCCCGATCCCTACCTTGGTTTATTCGGGATGATACAAGACTTGTCAGAGGCCATTAAAGCTCTATCTGGAGAGCCATCGGAACCATCCATTTCATTCTCGGATTTCCGGCTTTCTCTCGCATCTGCACGCCCACACCCATCCACCAAAGACATTGGTGTTCATAAGGTTTCATAAGCGCTGGAGCCACGTTTCGGGACCATCTCCGCCGCAGGATCCGAACCGAAAAGCGGGCAAAAATCGTCTTTGGAATCACTCAATTCGGTCCTGATCATTCCATATGCGCGCTTAGCTCGCTTTTTTACGTCAATCCGACCTTGTGCTCCCCCAATTGCTGGGCAACGATGCCCCCCAGCGCCCCGGAAAACCATGGCCCGGGCATGCGGCAGCCCATGAACAACGAAGCGGGAAACAGGAAACTCAAGGTGGCCATTTCACTGGAAATGGATTGGGGGTTCAATCGACATCAGGAGACCTTCGCCGGCTGTCATGCCTACGCCCAAAAGGCCGGCTGGGAGTGCCAGATCCACCCGGCACCGGACCGCATGCTGACCAGTTCGGGCAAACTCCCCTTCGATGGCATTCTCGCCCGGGTGACCCCCGACATGGCCAAGGCGGCGAAGCAGGCCGGCATTCCGATCGTCAACGTCTGGATGAACACCCCCGCCAAAGGGGTGCCCTCGGTATTCGCCGACTCGGCACTCGCAGGACGGATGGCAGCGGAGCACCTGATGGGCCGCGGTTTCCGACAGTTCGGCTTCCTCGGGCACCAGCGCGACATCGACTCCCAAAGACAGTGGAACGGGTTCAGCGAGGCGCTGCGCAGTCATGACTTCACGGCCTCACACCACCGCTTTCCCCGGGTCAGCGTGGAGGGCGTGGCCCCGGGCTGGGAGCGTTTCATCGCACGTCTCAACCGTTGGATCGATTCGTGGAAGACGCCGATCGGCGTCTTTGTCACCCAGGACATCTACTGCCGGTATCTGATCGATGTCTGCCGGTCGAAGGGACTCCATGTGTCGCAGGACGTCGCGATCATCGGCGCCGGCAATGAAACGATCGTCTGCGACAGCCCCCCTCCCACCCTTTCCAGCATCGACTTCGGCTTCTCCCGGATCGGCTACCGGGCCGCGGAACTGCTCGACGACCTGATGCGTGGCGGTGTCGCTCCCTCAAGTCCGATTCTCGTTCCACCGGCAGAGCTGGTGCCGCGTCAATCGACCGACGTCTATGCCGCGGACGATCCGATGGTCACCAAGGCGCTCCGCTTCATTGCCGAAAACAGCCATCACCGGATCGAGGTGAAGGAAGTGGTGACCGCGGTCGCGACCAACCGTCGTTCGCTGGAGCGGAAGTTCAGGCAGTTTGTCGGCACCAGCATCGCCGGGGAGATCACCCGGCTGCGCCTCGAGCGTGCCAAGCGCCGGATCGTCGAGACCGACGCGCCGATGAAGGACGTCGCCCTCGACGCCGGCTTCCGCAATGCGGACCACTTCTACAAGGTCTTCTCGCGGGTCGAGGGGATTCCCCCGAGCCAGTTCCGGGAAGAGCACCAGAAGGTGTTCCTTCAGGAGTAGCGCGCGTCCTCAGTCGAGTTCGAGAGGCACGATCCACGCGTTGCGGAAACGCACCGGGTTGTCGTGTCCTTGGAACTTGATCGGCCCCGGTTCCGGTCCCTCCTTCTGGCCCGCGCCGGTCTTGCGCGGGATCTCGAAGTCATCGTGGATCAACTTGCCGTTCTGATAGACGGTGATGCGGGCGTTCTCCGTCTTCTTGTCCCCGTCGAAGCGCGCCGCGCGGAAGACCATGTCGTAGCTCTGCCATTCCCCCGCCTTCTTGCAGACCAATTGGTCGGGCTTCTTGATCTTGTAGATGCTCCCGCAGTAGCTCGCTTTGTAGTCCTCCTCGGAAACCCCGAACGAGTTGAGAATCTGTACCTCGTAGCGCTTCTGGATGTAGATCCCGGAATTCCCGTTCGCCTCCGGATTGTCGGTCTTTCCGTTGTCGTTGACGTTGAATTCCACGTGTAAGCGGAAGTCACTGTAGTTCTCCTTTGTCACCAGACTGTCCCACTTCGGCGAAGCGGTGAGCACACCATCCTCGAACACCCACTTGCTCGGGATGTCGTCTTTCTCGGGAACCAAGGCGTGCCCGTCCTCGGAAATCAGAAGCGTCGCGTTTTCCGGACGCTCCATCGATTCGGGGCCGATCACTCCTTTGGTGGTTACGCCATCAGCGGCGAATGCGGAAGGTGAGATCAAAAGGGCGGCGAGAAGCGGAAGCGGTTTCATGGTAAACGGTGGATGGAGGCAGCAGGCTCAGTTCTTCATCGATCCGAGGAAGGCGATCAAGTCGCGGACCTCTTTCTTGCTCAAAATCTGAGCCATTGGCGGCATGGTCGAAACCGGACTTGAGACCGACGCGACATCCTTCCGCGGGTATTCCTTGCGGCTTGCGTCGACCGGATCAGCGAGCGCGACGAAGTCGTCCGCATCCTCAAGCAACAGGCCGGCCACCACGTTTCCATCCTTCATCGTCAGCGAAACCATGCCATAGCCCGAGGCGATCCGTGCGCCGGGCTCGATGATCGACTCAAGGATGTAGGCGGCGTCGTGCGCCTTGCCGATGCTACGCAGGTCGGGCCCGGCGACGCCTCCGTTCCGGTTCGGCAGCGCCTTGTGGCAACGGGAACATTGTGCGGCTCCGTGGTTGTAGAAAACCTGGCGACCCTTGCCGGCATCGCCACCCTCAAGGGTCAGCTGGAACGCCGCGAGAGGATCATCCTGCGGGATTCGCGAGCGATAGTCCTCAAGCGCCTTCCTTACCTCGGGCTCGGGGCGCTTCGCGGCGGCCTCGATGACATCCAACTGGATGGCGAGTGGCAGCTCCGCGACCCCGAGCAGCATCTCCATCGCAACCTTGGCAGCCTCCGGCCCCTTCAGTTTCGCAAGCTCCGCAAGCGCGACTTGCTGATCAAAGACATCCTTCCCGGCAAGCATGCGCTTCACCTCCCCGAGTGCCACCTCGGGCGCGACTTCAGCGAGCGCCTTGAGGCTCGCCTTCCGCACTTCAGGATCCTTGGAACGGACACTTTGCCCGAGTGTCGGCACCAGTTCGTCCCCGGCGTGCTTCCGCATGCTTTTCAGGGCCGCGAGCCGGATGTCACGAAGGTTGTCATCGCTGAGGAACTGCTGGCGCAGGGTTTCCGGTGCCGGAGCCACATCGAAGATCTCTCCCGTCTTCAGCGCCTCGGCGAGAACCAGGCCCACCGCGTTGCGGAACAAGCGCTTGAGGCCGTCAGCGATCTTGCTCCGGACGCCATCCAGATTCCGATCACCCGTGATCGGGCGGACCTTCCCGGTGGTAGGATCGGCACCCGGCGGCTTTTCCCAACGACCCAGCTGGAACAGCGCTTCGACCCTCGTCTGCTCGGGCACGGCATCGTCCTCCGCCAAGGCGAGCAAACTCAGCGCGCCCTCCGGTTTGCCGATCCGCATGATCGCATTGATGATCCGGTAGTCGATCGCCTTGGTCGACTTGCCAATCAGATGGGTCGCCGCCGCAAGCGCCGGACGGGCACCTTCGATGTAACTGTCGTTGATCGCCTGGATCGTCTCGATCACCAGAGCCGGATCCTTGTCGGCGAGGAAGTACTCGATACCCGCATCTCCCAACCAACGGAGTGCGATGATCAGCCCGAGCCGGACCTCGCGCGACGGATGATCTTTGAAACTCAGGATGTCCTCGGCGGTCTTGTTGGCCTCCGCGATCAGGCGCATGCCATGCACGGCTCCGTGCCGGAGGTAGGGGTCACCGTCCTTGTTGGCTTCAAGCATCTTCACGAGTTTCGCCACGTCCTCCCGATGGCCGAGTTTGCCCAGAGCGATGGCCGCAAGCATCCGGGTGTTGGCATTCGCATCTCCAAGCAGCGAGCTCAGCGCGTCGCGTCCCGCCTGGGCCTTCGCATCTCCGAGCGCCTGCGCGACCTGCCCGCGGACCCGCCATTGGTCGTCGCTCGCAAGCTTCACCAGGGCCTCGACCGACTCCGCATCTGCCTTGAGCCGAGCCAATTGCCCCAGCCCCCAGACGCCGTGCAAGCGGGTCACCATGGAATTCCCGGTCTCCGTGGCGGCGACGAAGCGGCCGCGGTTGGACGCATCCTCGGCCAGAGCGAACTGCGCACGCTGGCGCACCCGCATGTCCTGATGCTTCAGCAATCCGGCAAGCTCATCGGCCGATCGCTGATCGAAGCCATCGGCAAACAGGGAGCGGACCTCCTTGACCACCGGCTTGGACGTTTCTTTCGGATCGTGGAAGACGAAGACCGTGCCGAACTCATAGGTCTTCCAGCCGCCAGTGAAGTCACTGACATAGACCTTTCCATCGTAGCCGAACTCGATGTCCGTATTGAGGAACCCTTTGATGAACGTCTCGCTCTCGGCGATCCGAAAGCCTGCCCCGTTCGGCTCCATCTCGAAGGAAATCACCTCGCTTTGGCCACCGCGGTAGTCGCAGACGAAGAACCGGTCGTCCCATTTCTCCGCCAGTCCCGTGCCCGGATTGTAGGCGAGCCCCGAAGGCCCAACGCTCAGATGCCCGGCAGGGGGAAGCAACGCGTTCGGGCGGTTCTCCGCCTCGATCTCCCACCACAGCTCCGCCATCCACGGTGTGTCGTGGCGCGACGTCACGTCGATCGCGTGCGGCCAGTTGCGGAAACTCTGATTGCCGCGATTCCATCCCGACATCGCACCTTCCACCATTTGCACGACCCTCGCCTTGTCACCCATGTCGGCGTTGTTATCCACCGAGAAGGCAACCCCGTACTGATCGAAGGCGATCTCCTTGGGGTTCCGCAGATTGTAGTGGACGACTTCCAACCCGCTGCCGTCCGGCTCCATCCGGAAGATCGCTCCACCATACTGGTCGTAGAGATGCCGGCCGTCGGCGGTGTGAAGATCGTAGCCGCGGTCACCGATGGTGAAATAGATCCGGCCGTCCGGACCGAAGGCGAAGCCGTTGAGGTCGTGCCCGCTCAGGCTGACGCTGATGCCGTAACCGTCCTGCAAGGACGTGCGGACATCCGAGACACCGTCGCCATCCTTGTCCTGCAGCATCCAGACGTGGGGAATGCATGCGAAATAGACCTTTCCGTTCGCGGCCAGGATCCCGGCGGCGGTCCCGTCGAGCGGATCGTTGAAGCCGTCGGCATACAGCCATGACTTCTCGGCCTTGCCGTCGCCGTCCTTGTCCTCAAGCACCCGGATCTTCTCGGCATACTTGGTG is part of the Haloferula helveola genome and encodes:
- a CDS encoding amidohydrolase family protein encodes the protein MNALRIGSALWLIGLMVRAEVIDTHVHLWDLSRPEGIYWIKEDDKVLRRSYTPADFEKLAKENGVGGVVVVQAGQSLPDNQWNLDVTAKNRSLFRGVVGNLSEVIGSDEFRPLFDKLCEDPRYVGYRLSGRLREDLDEAFYRDLKLTAERGRTVDFLVGKYDLEDVKEIATAVPELKIIIDHFGNVVLDGEPLDPAWVAEFRKVAKCPNVRCKVSALYGRFQSPPAPKVLSAYREILDLAWDCFGEDRLIYGSDWPVTRRTGDYASVLDLTRSYFRDKGDGVLAKVMGSNAAGFYGVPLLGEDSK
- a CDS encoding C1 family peptidase — its product is MTPEEAALARRPANAPAPSSEGSLDPEVVEEIRAGYRMVEADRLRHNAVTNNAIDDLALNRQALSQVDDHFSHRIRSRGVTNQKKSGRCWMFAALNVIRPQVIRDHGMEEFEFSVAFLQFWDRMERANLFLESVIDLRDIDYLERDWELLNRWGMEDGGWWNYLAALVEKYGVVPSSVMPETHGSSNTATMNLVLQRLIRTYSAKLLNRHADGGTMAELRAIKSEALAEVYRFLVINLGEPPTEFEWRYRRTTKPDRSDPEAEMRTVTDPALGESESFTPKSFRKRYVGCAMSDFVCLYNDPKNELNRHYRFDRARNMVDSENMGFVNVDMDVIRQASIRSIKANEPLWFAVNMGYDQSRELGIMQDKLLDYEALFGIDLTLSKADRARFHSDVSNHAMALMGVDLDSEGRPKKWLVENSWGKEQGDEGFWSLHDDWFDEHVYTVIVHRRHVPDEVLAYFEETPTVLPAWYPGAAGVLA
- a CDS encoding DNA-binding transcriptional regulator; protein product: MNNEAGNRKLKVAISLEMDWGFNRHQETFAGCHAYAQKAGWECQIHPAPDRMLTSSGKLPFDGILARVTPDMAKAAKQAGIPIVNVWMNTPAKGVPSVFADSALAGRMAAEHLMGRGFRQFGFLGHQRDIDSQRQWNGFSEALRSHDFTASHHRFPRVSVEGVAPGWERFIARLNRWIDSWKTPIGVFVTQDIYCRYLIDVCRSKGLHVSQDVAIIGAGNETIVCDSPPPTLSSIDFGFSRIGYRAAELLDDLMRGGVAPSSPILVPPAELVPRQSTDVYAADDPMVTKALRFIAENSHHRIEVKEVVTAVATNRRSLERKFRQFVGTSIAGEITRLRLERAKRRIVETDAPMKDVALDAGFRNADHFYKVFSRVEGIPPSQFREEHQKVFLQE
- a CDS encoding DUF1080 domain-containing protein; the protein is MKPLPLLAALLISPSAFAADGVTTKGVIGPESMERPENATLLISEDGHALVPEKDDIPSKWVFEDGVLTASPKWDSLVTKENYSDFRLHVEFNVNDNGKTDNPEANGNSGIYIQKRYEVQILNSFGVSEEDYKASYCGSIYKIKKPDQLVCKKAGEWQSYDMVFRAARFDGDKKTENARITVYQNGKLIHDDFEIPRKTGAGQKEGPEPGPIKFQGHDNPVRFRNAWIVPLELD
- a CDS encoding PVC-type heme-binding CxxCH protein codes for the protein MISPLVSRWITPTLVLTLAYPVLALPKADQDGAAKIEGTANTDPVEPVDPDKAILSTILYPEGMVAGVFAREPDVMNATAISMDEQNRLFVAETHRFDRGIEDNRRNWHWLRDEVALKTVEDRLKLYEKWADKKEPGYYTKYAEKIRVLEDKDGDGKAEKSWLYADGFNDPLDGTAAGILAANGKVYFACIPHVWMLQDKDGDGVSDVRTSLQDGYGISVSLSGHDLNGFAFGPDGRIYFTIGDRGYDLHTADGRHLYDQYGGAIFRMEPDGSGLEVVHYNLRNPKEIAFDQYGVAFSVDNNADMGDKARVVQMVEGAMSGWNRGNQSFRNWPHAIDVTSRHDTPWMAELWWEIEAENRPNALLPPAGHLSVGPSGLAYNPGTGLAEKWDDRFFVCDYRGGQSEVISFEMEPNGAGFRIAESETFIKGFLNTDIEFGYDGKVYVSDFTGGWKTYEFGTVFVFHDPKETSKPVVKEVRSLFADGFDQRSADELAGLLKHQDMRVRQRAQFALAEDASNRGRFVAATETGNSMVTRLHGVWGLGQLARLKADAESVEALVKLASDDQWRVRGQVAQALGDAKAQAGRDALSSLLGDANANTRMLAAIALGKLGHREDVAKLVKMLEANKDGDPYLRHGAVHGMRLIAEANKTAEDILSFKDHPSREVRLGLIIALRWLGDAGIEYFLADKDPALVIETIQAINDSYIEGARPALAAATHLIGKSTKAIDYRIINAIMRIGKPEGALSLLALAEDDAVPEQTRVEALFQLGRWEKPPGADPTTGKVRPITGDRNLDGVRSKIADGLKRLFRNAVGLVLAEALKTGEIFDVAPAPETLRQQFLSDDNLRDIRLAALKSMRKHAGDELVPTLGQSVRSKDPEVRKASLKALAEVAPEVALGEVKRMLAGKDVFDQQVALAELAKLKGPEAAKVAMEMLLGVAELPLAIQLDVIEAAAKRPEPEVRKALEDYRSRIPQDDPLAAFQLTLEGGDAGKGRQVFYNHGAAQCSRCHKALPNRNGGVAGPDLRSIGKAHDAAYILESIIEPGARIASGYGMVSLTMKDGNVVAGLLLEDADDFVALADPVDASRKEYPRKDVASVSSPVSTMPPMAQILSKKEVRDLIAFLGSMKN